The following proteins are encoded in a genomic region of Brachypodium distachyon strain Bd21 chromosome 1, Brachypodium_distachyon_v3.0, whole genome shotgun sequence:
- the LOC100831370 gene encoding photosystem II 10 kDa polypeptide, chloroplastic, with product MAASVMASTALKPSPSPFIGQPRLRAIQPSARSPSFRVMSKKAKKVQTSQPFGPGGGLELKDGVDASGRPAKGKGVYQFASKYGANVDGYSPIYNPEEWSPSGDFYAGGKTGLLLWAVTLAGILLGGALLIYNTSSLAS from the exons ATGGCGGCCTCAGTCATGGCTTCTACGGCTTTGAaaccatctccatctccatttATCGGGCAGCCGCGGCTCCGAGCCATCCAGCCTTCAGCAAGATCACCATCTTTCAGAGTAATGTCCAAAAAGGCAAAGAAGGTCCAGACTTCTCAGCCTTTCG GGCCTGGGGGAGGATTGGAATTGAAAGACGGTGTTGATGCATCGGGAAGGCCAGCCAAG GGGAAAGGTGTCTACCAATTTGCCAGCAAGTACGGAGCAAATGTTGATGGGTACAG CCCAATATATAACCCAGAAGAATGGTCTCCAAGTGGTGACTTCTATGCTGGAG GAAAGACGGGGTTGTTGCTCTGGGCAGTCACTTTGGCTGGAATTCTGCTGGGTGGTGCACTTCTTATCTACAATACTAGTTCTTTGGCTTCTTAA
- the LOC100831980 gene encoding probable receptor-like protein kinase At1g30570, which yields MKSSTNLLLILVVFLAAENARAQPGPILINCGSDSSSAVVDGRRWIGDSSPSKNFTLSFPGTIALAAAAPGVDGEEEPYGDLYKTARVFNSSSSYNLGVAAGSYFLRLHFSQLFANLSAEEPIFDVAANGLKLLSRFSVTGEISWRDSQINSTSKVIVKEYLLNFTSGKLGIEFRPDEGSFAFVNAMEVVPVSGSSIFDSVNKVGGYGLKGPFSLADGGIETMYRLCVGCSDIARKEDPGLWRKWDSDEHFIFSLNAAHTITNSSNISYASADDSTLAPLRLYETAKVTTESSVVEKKFNVSWSFIIDPGFDYLVRLHFCELEYDKAEQRKFKIYINNKTAAESYDVFARAGGKNKAFHEDFLDVASPQMDTLWVQLGSESSAGAAATDALLNGMEIFKVSREGNLAHPTVRIGGISGGTRKPKRSPKWVLIGAATGLIVFIAIVGAVYICFCLQRKKRSSANKTKNPPGCQPLALHGSANTRSPSLRTAGTLGSSQLGRRFTIAEIRTATQNFDESLVIGVGGFGKVYKGKMESGTLVAIKRGHTESQQGQGVKEFETEIEMLSRLRHRHLVPLIGYCDERNEMILVYEHMANGTLRSHLYGSDLPALTWNQRLEICIGAARGLHYLHTGLDRGIIHRDVKTTNILLNGNLVAKMADFGISKDGPALDHTHVSTAVKGSFGYLDPEYYRRQQLTPSSDVYSFGVVLLEVLCARPVINPTLPRDQINLAEWALNCQRQQLLETIIDPRLDGNYTLESMKTFSKIAEKCLADEGVNRPSMGEVLWHLESALQLHQGHLHADCDEVLSGPELTPSDASITVTHIREAEESTRAARDANDEVVDVKIEVP from the coding sequence ATGAAATCTTCCACGAATTTGCTGCTGATCCTGGTGGTGTTCTTGGCCGCGGAGAATGCGCGAGCGCAGCCTGGGCCTATCCTGATTAACTGCGGCTCGGATTCCAGCTCGGCCGTCGTCGATGGCAGGCGATGGATTGGGGATTCTTCCCCTTCTAAGAACTTCACGCtcagcttcccgggaaccatcgccttggcggcggcggctccagGAGTGGATGGAGAAGAGGAGCCGTATGGGGATCTGTACAAGACTGCCCGTGTCTTCAACTCATCCTCGAGCTACAATctcggcgtcgccgccgggagctacttcctccgtctccaTTTCAGCCAGCTGTTCGCCAATCTCAGCGCCGAGGAGCCAATCTTCGATGTCGCGGCGAATGGCCTGAAGCTGCTCTCCAGGTTCAGTGTCACTGGAGAGATTTCTTGGAGGGATTCTCAGATAAACTCAACTAGCAAGGTCATTGTGAAGGAGTACCTTCTCAATTTTACTTCTGGTAAATTGGGGATTGAGTTCAGGCCTGATGAAGGGTCCTTCGCCTTCGTTAATGCCATGGAGGTTGTGCCGGTGTCTGGCAGCTCAATTTTTGATTCCGTAAACAAGGTTGGTGGTTATGGGTTGAAGGGCCCTTTCAGCCTCGCTGACGGTGGGATTGAGACGATGTATAGGTTATGTGTAGGATGCAGCGATATAGCGAGGAAAGAGGATCCGGGCTTGTGGAGGAAGTGGGATTCAGATGAGCATTTCATTTTCTCTCTGAATGCAGCACATACCATCACCAATTCTTCCAACATAAGTTATGCGTCGGCTGATGATTCCACATTGGCACCTTTGAGGCTGTATGAAACCGCAAAGGTGACGACGGAGAGTTCTGTCGTGGAGAAGAAATTCAATGTGTCTTGGAGCTTTATTATTGACCCTGGCTTCGACTACTTGGTCCGGCTGCATTTCTGCGAGCTGGAGTATGACAAGGCTGAGCAACGGAAGTTCAAGATTTACATAAACAACAAGACCGCTGCGGAGAGCTATGATGTGTTTGCAAGAGCTGGGGGAAAGAACAAGGCCTTTCATGAGGACTTCCTTGATGTTGCCTCGCCACAGATGGACACTCTTTGGGTTCAGCTGGGTTCCGAGTCTTCAGCTGGTGCTGCGGCTACTGATGCTCTTCTGAATGGCATGGAGATATTTAAGGTCAGCCGGGAAGGAAATCTTGCTCATCCAACTGTGAGGATTGGAGGTATCAGTGGTGGCACAAGGAAACCAAAGAGGAGCCCCAAGTGGGTGCTAATTGGTGCTGCTACTGGTCTGATAGTTTTTATCGCAATTGTTGGTGCTGTTTATATCTGTTTCTGTCTGCAACGGAAGAAGAGAAGTTCAGCTAACAAAACCAAGAACCCACCGGGTTGTCAGCCACTTGCGCTCCACGGTTCTGCGAACACTCGTTCCCCATCTCTTCGCACAGCTGGAACATTAGGGAGCAGCCAGCTGGGCAGGCGGTTCACCATTGCAGAAATCAGAACAGCCACCCAGAACTTCGATGAGTCCTTGGTTATTGGAGTTGGAGGTTTTGGGAAGGTCTACAAGGGTAAAATGGAGAGTGGCACTCTGGTGGCAATTAAGAGGGGGCACACGGAGTCTCAACAGGGTCAGGGTGTGAAGGAATTTGAAACTGAGATCGAGATGCTCTCGAGACTGCGACACCGGCACCTCGTACCCTTAATTGGCTATTGTGACGAGCGAAACGAGATGATCTTAGTTTACGAGCACATGGCAAACGGCACCTTGAGGAGCCATCTCTATGGAAGTGACCTTCCTGCTCTTACATGGAATCAAAGGCTTGAGATATGTATCGGCGCAGCACGAGGGCTTCACTATCTTCACACTGGACTCGACAGGGGTATAATTCACAGGGATGTCAAGACTACCAACATTTTGTTAAATGGCAACCTGGTCGCAAAGATGGCAGATTTTGGCATCTCAAAAGATGGTCCAGCTTTAGATCATACTCATGTTAGTACTGCTGTGAAAGGGAGTTTTGGTTACCTTGACCCGGAGTACTATAGGAGGCAGCAGTTAACTCCAAGTTCAGATGTGTACTCTTTTGGTGTTGTGCTGCTTGAAGTGCTATGTGCTCGACCGGTCATTAATCCGACATTGCCAAGAGATCAGATAAATCTTGCTGAGTGGGCTCTCAACTGCCAAAGGCAGCAGTTACTTGAGACCATAATCGATCCTCGTTTAGATGGAAATTACACATTAGAGTCCATGAAGACATTCAGCAAGATAGCAGAAAAATGCCTTGCAGATGAGGGAGTGAACCGGCCTTCGATGGGCGAAGTCCTGTGGCACCTAGAGAGTGCTTTGCAGTTGCACCAAGGTCATCTGCATGCAGATTGTGATGAGGTTCTTTCAGGGCCTGAACTGACGCCCTCTGATGCATCTATTACTGTGACGCACATCAGAGAAGCTGAGGAGTCCACTCGTGCAGCTCGTGATGCAAATGATGAAGTTGTTGATGTCAAAATTGAGGTGCCATGA
- the LOC100832104 gene encoding WPP domain-associated protein: protein MARIQPVFDEGMDPFLSRLTIPATTSQSRYTAQNGVCWPSLDMQPSFGELNKGPNKFKDSAVPPPWLLSCNCSCDIGSNFDAFSTVVSRIHQHLLDANVELNYTEYLDLMKLEVDQHLNKLKEDTRVLKSCNLIHDGDGNVSCPMICRHGKLIEMDEGFNDLKLLLIVVFRQIKEMLSLFNASIHDLQWEHELQLEVTGIMIGDCIRGLQDELERKLNEQNNAVNNLRKNWKETVGQCGVIREELISISNMLIPSEDESHISYCKHEHLGNNSDRWKYNLLRMKIGEENSSSFSVEQRNSATQKSISPREVISEKSDFRHLKGMTREEMINYFRSEISKLKRLHELYLQDKTEELFKFKREKASLDLKYDVEFEPLRKKVPEIISRVDQIISSTIEAPTVYRSSEALEENSILNNRTDPVYHENKHLRDLLAEKIKDIEELSDEISDASRKISLQLSLEEQLVRQVSTIKGEYEDLYVESTIRDEVYQTVTRKLVDDCRISMDVDAQNFQAEVSSLKARLSEKEKALCLANDENQKLKEKLFILEKTHLIQNNQEDPELTKQENEEMILRDIEMEPHVSPRRSYEISEHSMHDEELIKLSQTLEVASTALQEVEKQKLDYNIFQGKNVDEKQLDCIMVSIMDLSKEFLEIEHKMSGDIKGSEKRSDNLSDQCNHVVQQAIVLTKKGLSYKQMLDTRRSEIRKAEAEVDILGNKVTALLALVKKIYVTLEHYSPVFQQYPGLLDTFLKTCKLVAGLRNKQKDDLQDTT from the exons ATGGCGCGGATCCAGCCC GTGTTTGATGAAGGAATGGATCCATTTCTTAGTAGATTGACAATACCAGCCACAACTAGTCAGTCACGATATACAGCTCAGAATGGCGTGTGCTGGCCTTCTCTTGACATGCAGCCTTCTTTCGGCGAGCTTAACAAAGGGCCTAACAAGTTCAAAGATTCAGCAGTGCCACCGCCATGGTTGTTGTCCTGCAACTGCAGCTGCGATATCGGGAGCAACTTTGATGCGTTTTCAACGGTAGTGTCACGGATACACCAACACCTTTTGGATGCAAATGTGGAATTGAATTACACAGAATACTTAGATTTGATGAAACTGGAAGTTGATCAGCATCTTAATAAGCTCAAGGAGGATACAAGGGTCTTGAAAAGCTGCAACTTGATCCATGACGGTGATGGAAATGTTTCATGCCCTATGATATGTCGTCATGGGAAGCTAATAGAGATGGATGAGGGGTTCAACGACCTCAAGTTACTGCTGATTGTGGTGTTCCGGCAAATTAAGGAGATGCTGAGCCTGTTCAATGCTTCAATTCATGACCTTCAGTGGGAGCATGAGTTACAATTAGAGGTCACAGGAATCATGATTGGAGATTGCATCAGAGGTCTTCAGGATGAGCTTGAGAGGAAGTTGAATGAGCAAAATAATGCTGTGAACAATCTAAGAAAGAACTGGAAGGAAACTGTAGGTCAGTGTGGTGTAATCCGTGAAGAATTAATTTCTATATCTAATATGCTAATACCTTCAGAAGACGAATCACATATTTCCTACTGCAAGCATGAACATTTGGGTAACAACAGTGACAGATGGAAATACAATCTCCTCAGAATGAAAATAGGGGAGGAAAACTCTTCATCTTTCAGTGTGGAACAGAGGAACTCTGCAACACAGAAGTCCATAAGCCCCAGAGAagtaatttcagaaaaatCAGACTTCCGACACCTGAAGGGTATGACTAGGGAAGAAATGATAAACTACTTCAGATCTGAGATTAGTAAACTGAAGAGGTTGCATGAATTGTACTTGCAAGATAAAACGGAAGAGCTGTTCAAATTCAAACGAGAGAAGGCATCATTGGATCTTAAGTATGATGTTGAATTTGAGCCTCTAAGGAAGAAAGTTCCTGAGATCATTTCAAGGGTTGACCAAATCATTTCAAGTACCATAGAGGCACCAACAGTTTACAGATCTAGTGAGGCACTTGAGGAAAATAGCATATTGAATAATAGAACTGATCCAGTATACCATGAAAACAAGCACCTTCGTGATTTGCTTGCAGAAAAGATTAAGGATATTGAGGAATTATCGGACGAGATATCTGATGCCAGCAGGAAAATCTCACTTCAGTTGTCATTGGAAGAGCAACTTGTGAGGCAAGTAAGCACCATTAAAGGAGAATATGAGGATCTCTATGTTGAAAGCACTATTCGGGATGAAGTATATCAAACTGTTACAAGAAAGTTGGTGGACGACTGTAGGATCAGTATGGATGTTGACGCACAGAATTTTCAAGCAGAAGTGTCATCACTTAAAGCCAGACTCTCAGAAAAGGAGAAGGCATTGTGTTTAGCTAATGATGAAAATCAGAAGTTAAAGGAAAAATTATTCATTCTAGAAAAGACACATTTAATCCAAAATAACCAGGAAGATCCAGAGCTAACCAAGCAAGAGAATGAGGAAATGATACTCCGTGATATCGAGATGGAGCCTCATGTATCACCAAGAAGATCATATGAAATTTCTGAGCACAGTATGCATGATGAGGAACTCATTAAACTGAGCCAGACTTTAGAGGTCGCCTCAACTGCCTTACAAGAagttgaaaaacaaaaattggaTTACAACatttttcaaggaaaaaaTGTGGACGAAAAGCAACTAGATTGCATTATGGTATCGATTATGGATTTGTCAAAAGAATTTTTGGAGATTGAACATAAAATGTCAGGAGATATAAAAGGAAGTGAGAAAAG GTCAGACAATCTGAGTGACCAATGCAACCATGTGGTTCAACAGGCAATAGTACTAACAAAGAAGGGCCTCTCGTATAAGCAAATGCTAGACACAAGACGTTCCGAGATCCGGAAAGCTGAAGCTGAG GTTGACATTTTGGGAAACAAGGTTACTGCACTCCTAGCTCTTGTTAAAAAGATATATGTGACTCTCGAGCATTATTCTCCTGTTTTTCAGCAGTATCCTGGG TTACTGGATACTTTCTTGAAGACATGCAAGCTTGTTGCAGGTttaagaaacaaacaaaaggatGATTTGCAAGATACAACATAA
- the LOC100831806 gene encoding N-acetyl-D-glucosamine kinase, whose translation MMQRYTAREIWDMEERQSPRAVGCGGSVVLGVDGGASNTVCVCIPATAAMDMSPFADDGPPLPILARAVAGCSNQNSVGEDRARETLERVMAQALHKARRRRSSVAAVCLAVAGVNHPIDQHRMLDWLSEIFPSHVKLFVENDAVAALASGTMGKLHGCVLIAGTGTIAYGFTSDGRDARAAGAGPVLGDWGSGYGISAQALTAVIRAYDGRGPETVLTNNILDFLGLESPDELIGWTYEDQSWARIADILPVVVESAVGGDEVANKILHNSVGELASSVKAVVQRLALSGEDGKDLFPLVMVGKVLEANKRWDIGKEVIDCVTKTYPGAYPIHPKVEPAVGAALLAWNAIASELDDDLRTAV comes from the exons ATGATGCAGAGGTACACGGCGAGGGAGATATGGGACATGGAGGAGCGCCAGAGCCCGCGCGCCGTAGggtgcggcggcagcgtcgtcctcggcgtcgacggcggcgccagcAACACCGTCTGCGTCTGCAtcccggccaccgccgccatggacaTGTCGCCTTTCGCCGATGACGGCCCACCGCTCCCCAtcctcgcccgcgccgtcgccggatgCTCCAACCAGAACTCCGTCGGAG AGGACAGGGCGAGGGAGACGCTTGAGCGGGTGATGGCGCAGGCGCTGCACAAGGCTCGCCGGAGACGGTCCAGCGTGGCCGCCGTCTGCTTGGCCGTCGCCGGGGTCAACCACCCCATCGACCAGCACAGGATGCTGGACTGGCTCAG TGAGATTTTCCCAAGTCATGTGAAGCTGTTTGTGGAAAATGACGCGGTGGCAGCGTTAGCGAGCGGTACCATGGGCAAGCTCCATGGGTGCGTGCTCATTGCCGGGACAGGGACGATCGCCTACGGTTTCACCAGCGACGGCAGGGATGCCCGGGCAGCTGGTGCAGGGCCAGTGCTAGGTGACTGGGGCag TGGATATGGGATTTCTGCACAGGCATTGACAGCAGTTATCAGGGCCTATGACGGCCGAGGTCCTGAAACGGTGCTTACAAACAACATCCTTGATTTCCTTGGACTCGAGTCACCTGACGAATTAATAGG TTGGACATATGAAGACCAATCCTGGGCGCGCATTGCTGACATTCTCCCTGTGGTGGTAGAATCTGCCGTTGGCGGCGATGAAGTAGCAAACAAGATCTTGCACAATTCAGTTGGTGAACTGGCTTCCAGTGTCAAGGCTGTTGTACAGAGACTTGCGTTGAGTGGCGAAG ATGGAAAAGATTTATTTCCACTTGTTATGGTTGGCAAAGTTCTTGAGGCAAACAAGAGGTGGGACATTGGGAAGGAAGTGATAGATTGTGTTACCAAGACTTATCCAGGAGCCTATCCAATACACCCCAAG GTGGAACCAGCTGTTGGTGCAGCATTACTAGCATGGAATGCTATAGCAAGTGAATTAGATGATGATCTTAGGACTGCTGTTTAG